One window of the Pseudomonas sp. S04 genome contains the following:
- the ccoO gene encoding cytochrome-c oxidase, cbb3-type subunit II: MKHEAVEKNIGLLAFFMVIAVSIGGLTQIVPLFFQDVTNKPVEGMKPRTALELEGRDVYIANGCVGCHSQMIRPFRAETERYGHYSVAGESVWDHPFLWGSKRTGPDLARVGGRYSDDWQRAHLYNPRNVVPESKMPAYPFLVENKLDGKDTAKKMEVLRTLGVPYTDEDIAGAKDAVKGKTEMDALVAYLQGLGTIIKSKR, from the coding sequence ATGAAGCATGAAGCAGTCGAGAAGAATATTGGCCTGCTGGCCTTCTTCATGGTCATCGCCGTCAGCATCGGCGGCCTGACCCAGATCGTCCCGCTGTTTTTCCAGGATGTCACCAACAAGCCGGTCGAAGGCATGAAGCCACGTACCGCCCTTGAACTGGAAGGCCGCGACGTCTACATCGCCAACGGTTGTGTCGGCTGCCACTCGCAGATGATCCGTCCGTTTCGCGCTGAAACCGAACGTTATGGCCACTACTCGGTAGCCGGTGAAAGCGTCTGGGACCACCCCTTCCTGTGGGGTTCCAAGCGTACCGGTCCGGACCTGGCCCGCGTCGGCGGTCGTTACTCCGATGACTGGCAGCGTGCGCACTTGTACAACCCGCGCAACGTGGTGCCCGAGTCGAAAATGCCGGCCTACCCGTTCCTCGTGGAAAACAAGCTCGACGGCAAGGACACCGCGAAGAAAATGGAAGTCTTGCGCACGCTCGGCGTCCCTTACACCGACGAAGACATCGCCGGCGCCAAGGATGCTGTGAAGGGCAAAACCGAAATGGACGCGCTGGTGGCCTATCTGCAAGGCCTGGGCACCATCATCAAAAGCAAACGGTGA
- a CDS encoding CcoQ/FixQ family Cbb3-type cytochrome c oxidase assembly chaperone has translation MDIGMIRGLGTVVVMVAFIGLALWVFSPKRKSEFEDATLLPFADDPEAIKHVEQASRSNKE, from the coding sequence ATGGATATCGGGATGATTCGTGGCCTGGGCACCGTTGTCGTGATGGTTGCCTTTATCGGTCTGGCCTTGTGGGTGTTCAGCCCCAAGCGCAAGTCCGAGTTTGAAGACGCGACCTTGCTGCCTTTCGCGGATGATCCCGAAGCCATCAAGCACGTCGAGCAAGCTTCTAGGAGTAACAAAGAATGA
- the ccoP gene encoding cytochrome-c oxidase, cbb3-type subunit III, whose product MTTFWSLYVTVLSLGTIFALTWLLLSTRKGQRSEQTDETVGHSFDGIEEYDNPLPKWWFMLFVGTIVFALGYLVLYPGLGNWKGLLPGYSYLDNEKQTPFANGQSGWTGVHEWEKEMAKSDAKFGPIFAKFAAMPIEEVAKDPQALKMGGRLFASNCSVCHGSDAKGAYGFPNLTDADWRWGGSPAEIKATILGGRHAVMPAWAEVIGEQGVSDVAAFVLTNLDGRKLPEGSKADPVAGQKLFAANCVACHGPAGKGTPAMGAPDLTHPGAFIYGSSFAQLQQTIRYGRQGQMPAQEQMQGNDKVHLLAAYVYSLSHGEKAADAE is encoded by the coding sequence ATGACTACGTTCTGGAGTCTGTACGTCACAGTCCTCAGTCTGGGTACCATCTTCGCCCTGACCTGGCTGCTGCTGTCGACCCGCAAGGGCCAGCGCAGCGAGCAGACAGATGAGACGGTTGGCCACTCCTTCGACGGGATCGAGGAGTACGACAACCCGCTGCCGAAATGGTGGTTCATGCTGTTCGTCGGCACCATCGTCTTCGCCCTGGGTTATCTGGTGCTGTACCCGGGCCTGGGCAACTGGAAAGGCCTGCTGCCGGGTTACAGCTACCTCGATAACGAGAAGCAGACCCCGTTCGCCAACGGCCAGTCCGGCTGGACCGGCGTTCACGAGTGGGAAAAGGAAATGGCCAAGTCGGACGCCAAGTTCGGTCCGATCTTCGCCAAGTTCGCTGCCATGCCGATCGAAGAGGTCGCCAAGGACCCACAAGCCCTGAAGATGGGTGGCCGCCTGTTCGCCTCCAACTGCTCGGTTTGCCACGGCTCCGACGCCAAGGGTGCTTATGGCTTCCCGAACCTGACCGACGCCGACTGGCGCTGGGGCGGTTCGCCAGCAGAAATCAAGGCCACCATCCTCGGCGGTCGTCACGCCGTGATGCCAGCCTGGGCTGAAGTGATCGGTGAACAAGGCGTCAGCGACGTTGCGGCATTTGTCCTGACCAACCTCGATGGCCGCAAACTGCCAGAAGGCAGCAAAGCCGACCCGGTTGCTGGCCAGAAGCTGTTCGCCGCCAACTGCGTGGCCTGCCACGGCCCAGCGGGCAAAGGCACGCCAGCAATGGGTGCACCTGACCTGACTCACCCGGGCGCGTTCATCTACGGCTCGAGCTTTGCTCAACTGCAGCAGACCATCCGTTACGGCCGTCAGGGCCAGATGCCTGCGCAAGAGCAAATGCAGGGTAACGACAAGGTTCACCTGCTGGCCGCTTACGTCTACAGCCTGTCGCACGGCGAGAAGGCAGCGGACGCCGAGTAA
- the ccoG gene encoding cytochrome c oxidase accessory protein CcoG, with protein sequence MSNQIPVHDVTPPAKNANNSVDLYASREKIYTRAFTGLFRNLRMMGGAGLFLLYFGTVWLNWGGHQAVWWNLPERKFFIFGATFWPQDFILLSGLLIIAAFGLFFITVYAGRVWCGYTCPQSVWTWIYMWCEKVTEGDRNQRIKLDKAPMSANKFLRKFSKHSLWLLIGFVTGMTFVGYFSPIRELVIDFFTGQADGWSYFWVGFFTLATYGNAGWLREQVCIYMCPYARFQSVMFDKDTLIVSYDPRRGEARGTRKKGVDYKAQGLGDCIDCTMCVQVCPTGIDIRDGLQIECIGCAACIDACDSIMDKMDYPRGLISYTTEHNLSGQKTHKLRPRLIGYALVLLAMISLLVTAFFMRPLVGFDVSKDRVLYRENGEGRIENVYSLKVMNKDQRDHTYLLEAAGLPDLKLQGKREIKVAAGEIFSMPVELSSAPEQLPSSTNEVKFILKDADDDSVHIEAKSRFIGPQIR encoded by the coding sequence ATGAGCAATCAGATTCCGGTACACGACGTTACACCACCTGCCAAGAACGCGAACAACAGCGTCGACCTTTACGCCTCAAGAGAAAAAATCTACACCCGCGCCTTCACCGGCCTGTTCCGCAATCTGCGGATGATGGGCGGTGCCGGGCTGTTCCTGCTGTATTTCGGTACGGTGTGGCTCAACTGGGGCGGCCACCAGGCCGTGTGGTGGAACCTGCCTGAACGCAAATTCTTCATTTTCGGCGCCACCTTCTGGCCGCAGGACTTCATCCTGCTCTCGGGCCTGCTGATCATTGCCGCCTTCGGGCTGTTCTTCATTACCGTCTACGCCGGACGCGTCTGGTGCGGCTATACCTGCCCGCAGAGCGTCTGGACATGGATTTACATGTGGTGCGAGAAGGTCACCGAAGGCGACCGCAACCAGCGCATCAAGCTCGACAAGGCGCCAATGAGCGCCAACAAGTTCCTGCGCAAGTTCAGCAAACACAGCCTGTGGCTGTTGATCGGTTTCGTCACCGGCATGACCTTCGTCGGCTATTTCTCGCCGATTCGTGAGCTGGTCATCGACTTCTTCACCGGCCAGGCGGATGGCTGGTCGTACTTCTGGGTCGGCTTCTTCACCCTCGCCACCTACGGCAACGCCGGCTGGTTGCGCGAGCAGGTGTGCATCTACATGTGCCCGTATGCACGTTTCCAGAGCGTGATGTTCGACAAGGACACCCTGATCGTCTCCTACGACCCGCGCCGTGGCGAAGCCCGTGGCACGCGCAAAAAAGGCGTGGACTACAAGGCCCAGGGCCTGGGTGACTGCATCGATTGCACCATGTGCGTACAGGTGTGCCCGACCGGCATCGACATCCGCGACGGCCTGCAGATCGAATGCATCGGCTGTGCCGCGTGCATCGACGCCTGCGACAGCATCATGGACAAGATGGACTACCCCCGTGGCCTGATCAGCTACACCACCGAGCACAACCTGTCCGGCCAGAAAACCCATAAACTGCGACCGCGCCTGATCGGCTATGCGCTGGTGTTGCTGGCAATGATCAGCCTCCTGGTGACCGCTTTCTTCATGCGCCCACTGGTGGGCTTCGACGTCAGCAAGGACCGCGTGCTGTACCGCGAGAACGGCGAAGGGCGGATCGAGAACGTCTACAGCCTCAAAGTCATGAACAAGGACCAGCGCGACCATACCTACCTGCTGGAAGCCGCCGGCCTGCCGGACCTCAAGCTGCAAGGCAAGCGTGAGATCAAGGTCGCCGCCGGGGAAATTTTCAGCATGCCGGTCGAGTTGTCGAGTGCACCGGAGCAACTGCCGTCGAGCACCAACGAGGTGAAATTCATCCTCAAGGATGCCGACGACGACAGCGTCCACATTGAAGCCAAGAGCCGATTCATCGGCCCACAAATTCGTTGA
- a CDS encoding FixH family protein: protein MPAANATSPWYKHLWPWIIIAILACSVTLTLSMVTIAVNNPDNLVNDNYYEAGKGINRSLDRELLAQTLLLRASVHLDGVTGEVDLHLTGNSQPKTLELNLISPTQPEKDRKITLTRSETEPGRYIGQVTDKVEGRRFVELLGSQDDHIWRMFEEEQVSHDKDLLLGDEPLQGAEDLKN from the coding sequence ATGCCTGCAGCAAATGCCACCAGCCCTTGGTACAAGCACCTCTGGCCCTGGATCATCATCGCGATCCTGGCCTGTTCGGTGACGCTGACCCTGTCGATGGTGACCATCGCGGTGAACAACCCGGACAACCTGGTCAACGACAATTACTACGAGGCTGGCAAAGGCATCAACCGCTCCCTGGACCGTGAACTGCTGGCCCAGACCCTGCTGCTGCGCGCCAGCGTGCACCTGGATGGGGTCACCGGCGAAGTCGACCTGCACCTGACCGGCAACAGCCAGCCCAAGACCCTGGAGCTGAACCTGATCTCGCCGACCCAGCCAGAGAAAGACCGCAAGATCACCCTGACTCGCAGCGAAACCGAACCAGGCCGCTACATCGGCCAGGTGACCGACAAGGTCGAAGGCCGCCGCTTTGTCGAATTGCTCGGCAGCCAGGACGATCACATCTGGCGCATGTTCGAAGAAGAACAGGTCAGCCACGACAAGGACCTGCTGTTGGGTGACGAACCGCTGCAAGGCGCCGAAGACCTGAAGAACTAA
- a CDS encoding heavy metal translocating P-type ATPase, with product MTTSPTPCYHCALPVPSGSRFTAVILGETRELCCPGCQAVAEAIVAGGLEHYYSHRSEASANPEALPVQLVDELALYDRADVQQPFVRHDGDLAETTLLMEGISCAACGWLIEKHLRGLPAVAEARLNLSNHRLHVRWVDSQLPLSQVLSELRHIGYAAHPYQADRASEQLASENRLALRQLGVAGLLWFQAMMATMATWPEFNIDLSPELHTILRWVALFLTTPIVFYSCAPFFKGAMRDLRTRHLTMDVSVSLAIGGAYLAGIWTSITGTGELYFDAVGMFALFLLAGRYLERRARERTAAATAQLVNLLPASCLRLSTDGQSERILLSELRLGDQVLVHPGAILPADGRILDGQSSVDESLLTGEYLPQARTRGDTVTAGTLNVEGALTVEVQALGQDTRLSAIVRLLERAQAEKPRLAEIADKAAQWFLLLSLVAAAVIGLLWWQLDASRAFWIVLAMLVATCPCALSLATPTALTAATGTLHKLGLLLTRGHVLEGLNQIDTVIFDKTGTLTEGRLALRSIRPLASLDSDQCLALAAALENRSEHPIARAFGRAPLAAEEVLSSPGLGLEGRVGEQRLRIGQPAFVCALSGCAVPAMPEEAGQWLLLGDSSGALAWLVLDDRLRSDAPALLAACKARGWRTLLLSGDSSPMVASVAAELGIDEARGGLRPDDKLQVLKQLQQQGRKVLMLGDGVNDVPVLAAADISVAMGSATDLAKTSADAVLLSNRLDALVQAFSLARRTRRVIIENLLWAGLYNGLMLPFAALGWITPVWAAVGMSISSLTVVLNALRLTRLPSAPASTPPHTPALPA from the coding sequence ATGACCACCAGCCCAACCCCCTGCTACCACTGCGCCCTGCCCGTCCCGTCTGGCAGCCGGTTTACTGCCGTGATCCTCGGCGAAACCCGCGAGCTCTGCTGCCCAGGATGCCAGGCGGTGGCCGAAGCGATAGTCGCCGGTGGCCTGGAGCATTACTACAGTCACCGTAGCGAAGCCTCGGCCAACCCCGAAGCCTTGCCGGTGCAACTGGTCGACGAACTGGCACTGTACGACCGCGCCGACGTGCAGCAACCCTTCGTCCGCCACGACGGCGACCTGGCCGAAACCACGCTACTGATGGAAGGCATCAGTTGCGCCGCCTGTGGCTGGTTGATCGAAAAACACCTGCGCGGCCTGCCTGCCGTGGCCGAGGCGCGGCTGAACCTGTCGAACCATCGCCTGCACGTGCGCTGGGTCGATAGCCAGTTGCCGTTGAGTCAGGTGCTCAGCGAATTGCGCCACATCGGCTATGCCGCCCACCCCTACCAGGCCGACCGCGCCAGCGAACAACTGGCCAGCGAAAACCGCCTGGCCCTGCGCCAACTGGGTGTAGCCGGCCTGCTGTGGTTCCAGGCGATGATGGCGACCATGGCGACATGGCCGGAATTCAACATCGACCTCAGCCCCGAACTGCACACCATCTTGCGCTGGGTCGCGCTGTTCCTGACCACGCCGATTGTGTTCTACAGCTGCGCGCCGTTCTTCAAAGGGGCGATGCGCGACCTGCGCACCCGCCACCTGACCATGGACGTATCGGTCTCGCTGGCCATTGGCGGCGCCTACCTGGCGGGCATCTGGACCTCGATCACCGGCACCGGCGAGCTGTATTTCGACGCGGTCGGCATGTTCGCCCTGTTCCTGCTGGCCGGGCGTTACCTGGAGCGCCGGGCCCGGGAGCGCACGGCCGCGGCCACCGCGCAGCTGGTGAACCTGCTACCGGCCTCCTGCCTGCGCCTGAGCACCGATGGCCAAAGCGAACGGATCCTGCTCAGCGAGTTACGCCTGGGCGACCAGGTGCTGGTGCACCCCGGCGCGATCCTGCCGGCTGACGGGCGGATTCTCGACGGCCAGTCGAGCGTCGATGAGTCGCTGCTGACCGGCGAATACCTGCCCCAGGCCCGCACACGTGGCGATACGGTCACCGCGGGCACCCTGAATGTCGAAGGCGCGCTGACCGTCGAGGTCCAGGCCCTCGGCCAGGACACGCGCCTGTCGGCCATCGTCCGCTTGCTGGAGCGGGCCCAGGCGGAAAAACCGCGGCTGGCGGAGATCGCCGACAAAGCCGCGCAATGGTTCCTCCTGCTGTCACTGGTGGCCGCCGCGGTGATCGGCCTGCTGTGGTGGCAACTGGATGCGTCCCGGGCGTTCTGGATCGTCCTGGCGATGCTGGTGGCTACCTGCCCGTGCGCCTTGTCACTGGCCACGCCCACCGCCCTGACTGCCGCCACTGGCACCCTGCACAAACTCGGCCTGTTGCTGACCCGTGGGCATGTGCTCGAAGGCCTGAACCAGATCGACACGGTGATTTTCGACAAGACCGGAACCCTCACCGAAGGACGCCTGGCCTTACGCTCGATCCGGCCCCTGGCCAGCCTCGACAGCGACCAGTGCCTGGCCCTCGCCGCCGCCCTGGAAAACCGTTCCGAACACCCGATTGCCCGCGCATTCGGCCGCGCCCCGCTGGCCGCCGAAGAAGTCCTCAGCAGCCCAGGCCTGGGCCTCGAAGGGCGAGTCGGCGAGCAGCGCCTGCGCATTGGCCAACCGGCCTTCGTCTGCGCGCTCAGCGGCTGTGCGGTGCCGGCCATGCCTGAGGAAGCCGGGCAGTGGCTGCTGCTGGGTGACAGCAGCGGCGCACTGGCCTGGCTGGTCCTCGACGACCGCCTGCGCAGTGACGCCCCCGCCCTGCTCGCCGCCTGCAAGGCCCGGGGCTGGCGTACGCTGCTGCTGTCCGGCGACAGTTCGCCAATGGTCGCCAGCGTGGCCGCCGAGCTGGGCATCGATGAAGCCCGGGGCGGTTTGCGCCCGGACGACAAGCTGCAAGTGCTCAAGCAACTGCAACAGCAAGGCCGCAAGGTGTTGATGCTCGGCGATGGGGTCAATGATGTGCCGGTGCTGGCCGCCGCCGACATCAGCGTGGCCATGGGTTCGGCCACTGACCTGGCGAAAACCAGCGCCGATGCGGTGTTGCTGTCCAACCGCCTGGACGCCCTGGTGCAAGCCTTTAGCCTGGCCCGCCGGACCCGTCGGGTAATCATCGAGAACCTGCTATGGGCCGGGCTGTACAATGGCCTCATGTTGCCCTTCGCGGCCCTCGGCTGGATCACTCCGGTGTGGGCTGCGGTCGGCATGTCCATCAGTTCGTTGACCGTGGTGCTCAATGCCCTGCGCCTGACTCGCCTGCCGAGCGCGCCCGCAAGCACCCCGCCACACACCCCCGCGCTGCCGGCCTGA
- the ccoS gene encoding cbb3-type cytochrome oxidase assembly protein CcoS — protein sequence MPALYVMIPAALLIVAIAIYIFFWAVDSGQYDDLDGPAHSILFDDQDPNHQAAINEADGHPTDPAKPTDKTPPHA from the coding sequence ATGCCAGCTCTCTACGTGATGATCCCGGCGGCACTGCTGATCGTCGCCATCGCTATCTACATTTTCTTCTGGGCGGTCGACAGCGGTCAGTACGACGACCTCGACGGACCGGCCCACAGCATCCTGTTCGACGACCAGGACCCTAACCACCAGGCGGCGATCAACGAAGCCGACGGCCACCCGACGGATCCGGCCAAGCCGACCGACAAGACCCCACCCCATGCTTGA
- a CDS encoding sulfite exporter TauE/SafE family protein, with amino-acid sequence MLELAPLLVSALILGLLGGGHCLGMCGGLMGALTLAIPKEQRSRRFRLLLAYNLGRILSYATAGLLIGLAGWAVANSPAAMFMRILAGLLLIAMGLYLAGWWSGLTRIEGLGRGLWRYIQPVANRLLPVSSLPRALLLGALWGWLPCGLVYSTLLWSASQGNALDSALLMLAFGLGTWPVLLATGLAAERVTALLRKRSVRMAGGLLVILFGIWTLPGPHQHWLMGH; translated from the coding sequence ATGCTTGAACTGGCACCCCTGCTGGTCTCGGCACTGATCCTCGGGCTGCTCGGTGGCGGCCACTGCCTGGGCATGTGTGGCGGGCTGATGGGCGCGCTGACCCTGGCGATCCCCAAGGAACAACGCAGTCGGCGTTTTCGCCTGCTGCTGGCGTACAACCTCGGGCGGATTCTCAGCTACGCCACCGCCGGCCTGCTGATCGGCCTGGCGGGATGGGCAGTGGCCAACAGCCCGGCGGCGATGTTCATGCGCATCCTCGCCGGCCTGCTGTTGATCGCCATGGGCCTGTACCTGGCGGGCTGGTGGAGCGGCCTGACCCGCATCGAAGGCCTGGGCCGTGGCCTGTGGCGTTATATCCAGCCCGTGGCCAACCGTTTGCTGCCAGTCTCGAGCCTGCCGCGCGCCTTGCTGCTGGGTGCGCTGTGGGGTTGGCTGCCTTGCGGGCTGGTGTACAGCACCCTGCTGTGGTCCGCCAGCCAGGGCAATGCGCTGGACAGTGCGCTGCTGATGCTCGCCTTTGGCCTCGGCACCTGGCCGGTGCTGCTGGCCACCGGGCTGGCCGCCGAACGAGTCACCGCCCTGCTGCGCAAGCGTAGCGTGCGCATGGCGGGTGGCCTGCTGGTGATCCTGTTCGGCATCTGGACCCTGCCGGGGCCGCATCAGCATTGGTTGATGGGGCACTGA
- the hemN gene encoding oxygen-independent coproporphyrinogen III oxidase → MLDAIRWDTDLIRRYDLAGPRYTSYPTAVQFHSQVGSFDLFHALRESRKAQRPLSLYVHVPFCANICYYCACNKVITKDRGRALPYLQRLEQEIQLVSCHLDPQQKVEQLHFGGGTPTFLSHDELRQLMAQLRKHFNLLDDDSGDYGIEIDPREADWSTMGLLRELGFNRVSIGLQDLDPAVQRAVNRLQSLEETRAVIDAARTLQFRSINIDLIYGLPKQTAENFARTVEEVISLQPDRLSVFNYAHLPERFMPQRRINSSDLPAPAEKLQMLQRTIEQLTAAGYRYIGMDHFALPDDELAIAQEEATLQRNFQGYTTHGHCDLIGLGVSAISQIGDLYCQNSSDLNEYQNALASSQLGTSRGLVCTQDDRIRRAVIQQLICNFHLQFATIEQQFNLDFRGYFGELWPQLQAMATDGLIELDSEKILILPAGRLLVRSVCMVFDAYLEQQNRQRFSRVI, encoded by the coding sequence ATGCTCGACGCCATTCGTTGGGACACAGATCTGATCCGCCGTTACGACCTGGCGGGACCTCGCTACACCTCGTACCCGACCGCGGTGCAATTCCACAGCCAGGTCGGCTCCTTCGACCTGTTCCACGCCCTGCGCGAGAGTCGCAAGGCCCAGCGACCGTTGTCGCTGTACGTGCATGTGCCGTTCTGCGCGAACATTTGCTACTACTGCGCCTGCAACAAGGTCATCACCAAGGACCGTGGCCGTGCGCTGCCGTACCTGCAACGCCTGGAGCAGGAAATCCAGCTGGTGTCCTGCCACTTGGACCCGCAGCAGAAAGTCGAGCAATTGCATTTTGGTGGCGGCACCCCGACCTTCCTCAGCCACGACGAGTTGCGCCAGCTGATGGCGCAACTGCGCAAGCACTTCAACCTGCTGGACGATGACTCCGGCGACTACGGTATCGAGATCGACCCTCGCGAGGCCGACTGGTCGACCATGGGCCTGCTGCGCGAACTGGGCTTCAACCGGGTCAGCATCGGCCTGCAAGACCTCGATCCGGCAGTGCAGCGGGCGGTCAATCGCCTGCAGAGCCTGGAAGAGACCCGTGCGGTGATCGATGCGGCGCGCACTCTGCAATTTCGCTCGATCAATATCGACCTGATCTACGGCCTGCCCAAGCAGACCGCGGAAAACTTCGCTCGCACCGTCGAGGAAGTCATCAGCCTGCAGCCGGACCGGCTCTCGGTGTTCAACTACGCCCACTTGCCCGAGCGCTTCATGCCGCAGCGGCGGATCAACAGCAGCGACCTGCCCGCTCCGGCGGAAAAACTGCAGATGCTGCAGCGCACCATCGAGCAATTGACCGCCGCCGGTTATCGCTACATCGGCATGGACCACTTCGCCCTGCCGGACGATGAACTGGCCATTGCCCAGGAAGAGGCCACCCTGCAGCGCAACTTCCAGGGTTATACCACCCACGGGCATTGCGACCTGATTGGCCTGGGGGTTTCGGCCATCAGCCAGATCGGCGACCTGTACTGCCAGAACAGCAGCGATCTCAACGAGTACCAGAATGCCCTGGCCAGCTCCCAACTGGGCACCAGCCGTGGCCTGGTCTGCACCCAGGACGACCGGATCCGGCGAGCGGTGATCCAGCAGTTGATCTGCAATTTCCATCTGCAGTTCGCAACCATCGAACAGCAGTTCAACCTCGACTTTCGTGGCTACTTCGGCGAGCTCTGGCCGCAGTTGCAGGCCATGGCCACTGATGGCCTGATTGAGCTCGATAGCGAGAAAATCCTGATCCTGCCGGCCGGGCGCCTGCTGGTGCGATCGGTGTGCATGGTGTTCGACGCATACCTGGAACAGCAGAACCGCCAGCGTTTTTCACGAGTGATTTGA
- the fnr gene encoding fumarate/nitrate reduction transcriptional regulator Fnr: protein MSEPVKLRAHSQAHCKDCSLAPLCLPLSLNLEDMDALDDIVKRGRPLKKGEFLFRQGDRFDSVFAVRSGALKTFSLSDGGEEQITGFHLPSELVGLSGMDTESHPVSAQALETTSVCEIPFERLDELALQLPQLRRQLMRVMSREIRDDQQMMLLLSKKTADERIATFLVNLSARFRARGFSANQFRLSMSRNEIGNYLGLAVETVSRVFTRFQQNQLIAAEGKEVHILDPIQLCALAGGSVEG from the coding sequence ATGTCCGAGCCAGTTAAACTGCGCGCTCACAGCCAGGCTCACTGCAAGGATTGCAGCCTGGCCCCCCTCTGCCTTCCACTATCGCTGAATCTGGAAGACATGGATGCGCTGGACGACATCGTAAAACGCGGCCGTCCGCTGAAAAAGGGCGAGTTCCTGTTCCGTCAGGGTGACCGATTTGATTCGGTATTTGCCGTGCGCTCCGGCGCCCTGAAGACTTTCAGCCTCAGCGACGGCGGTGAAGAACAGATCACCGGCTTCCACTTGCCGAGCGAACTGGTCGGCCTGTCGGGCATGGACACCGAGTCTCACCCGGTGTCCGCCCAGGCGCTGGAAACCACTTCAGTGTGCGAAATCCCTTTCGAGCGTCTCGATGAACTGGCCCTGCAACTGCCGCAATTGCGCCGTCAGTTGATGCGGGTGATGAGCCGCGAGATTCGCGACGACCAGCAAATGATGCTGCTGCTGTCGAAGAAGACCGCTGACGAGCGAATCGCCACCTTCCTGGTCAACCTCTCGGCGCGTTTCCGCGCACGCGGGTTCTCGGCCAACCAGTTCCGCCTGAGCATGTCGCGCAACGAAATCGGCAACTACCTGGGGCTGGCGGTGGAAACCGTGTCCCGGGTGTTCACCCGTTTCCAGCAAAACCAGTTGATCGCCGCCGAGGGCAAGGAAGTACACATCCTCGACCCGATCCAACTGTGCGCGCTGGCCGGCGGCTCTGTCGAAGGCTGA
- a CDS encoding adenine phosphoribosyltransferase produces MLIDSFDIKSLIRPVIDFPKPGVIFRDITPLFQSPKALRLVMDSFAHRYVEADFTHIGAMDARGFLIGSVLAYQLNKPLVLFRKQGKLPADVLAEGYQTEYGEAFLEVHADSLCEGDSVLMFDDLIATGGTLIAAANLVRRMGAKIFEAAAIIDLPELGGSQRLEDMGIPTFCLTQFALSEQ; encoded by the coding sequence ATGCTCATCGACTCCTTCGACATCAAATCCCTGATCCGCCCCGTGATCGACTTTCCCAAGCCTGGCGTGATCTTTCGCGATATCACTCCCTTGTTCCAGTCGCCCAAGGCCCTGCGCCTGGTGATGGACAGTTTTGCCCATCGTTATGTAGAGGCCGATTTCACCCACATCGGCGCGATGGATGCCCGTGGTTTCCTGATCGGCTCGGTGCTGGCCTATCAACTGAACAAGCCACTGGTGCTGTTTCGCAAGCAAGGCAAGCTGCCGGCCGACGTACTGGCCGAGGGTTACCAGACCGAGTACGGCGAAGCCTTCCTCGAAGTCCACGCCGACAGCCTGTGCGAAGGCGACTCAGTGCTGATGTTCGATGACCTGATCGCCACCGGCGGCACCCTGATTGCCGCGGCCAATCTGGTCCGGCGCATGGGCGCGAAAATTTTCGAAGCGGCAGCGATCATCGACCTGCCGGAACTGGGCGGCTCGCAGCGCCTGGAAGACATGGGCATCCCGACGTTCTGCCTGACGCAGTTTGCCTTGTCCGAACAGTAG